The genomic DNA GTCACCGGGGTGGGGGGGGGAAAAGGGGGGGAGAGCTACGTGTGGGTGACGTGGCGGCTTCTGGTCTTCGGTCCGGATTCGGCGGCTTCGGCGCCCGGGGAGGAGGCAGTGACGACCCGGGAGACTGGTAGTGGCGGCGAcagcaggaggcagagaggaggtAGGACTCGCCCTAAGAGGGGTCTGGCCACTTTGTCCACTCCGGGCAGCAGCGGCTTTCCGGGGTCGGCGACGGACGGGGGGAATGAAACCGGGGGCCAGCGGGCAAGTCCTGCCGGCCCGGCTCGGGGGTGAGCGAATACCTCACCGTCCAATCACGAAAGCCCCTGTTGAGAAGGACGTCTGTGTTATCTAATCAGTGGCTGCGATACTCCAGAAGGCGGGACTTGTGAGGGGGCGGGACTTCCTGTTTCAAATACACACCTTAGAGATTCCCCCCTCCGCCCACCGAAATGTGTCCTGCTTTGGAGGTCCGTCACCGTTTCTCCCTGAGGAGTCGAGGGAACCCATGGATATAAGCGGCCCAGCTAGGGCGTAGGGCAGTTGCACAGGACGGACCGCAGCCTCGGGGCCAGAGGACCTTCCTTTGGCCCTGTCTCTGCTTCAGGGCCCCCCGGCCCGCTCTCTGGCAGCCGGAGCCAAGTTGGAAGAGGAGCCTGAGCAGGGGAACGGCTTGGGCCGGAGAGGAAACGGGGCGCTGTCCGCCACGGGCCGGCCCCAGGATCTGCGGGTGGCTTTAGGCGCGAAAGTCCGTGCCAAGTGCAGAAGGGGCCCGAGGATTTGCTCTTTGGTGGGGAATTTGTGGAGAAGGAGGCTGCCTGGGGAATGACACTCTCCCCTCCACAACAGTCCGAGGTTATGCGTCTCAATGATCCCGCGGAAACGCTACGGGTCTAAGAACACGGATCAGGGTGTCTACCTGGGTCTCTCAAAGACGCAGGTCCTGTCCCCTGCAACTGCTGGCAGTAGCAGCAGCGACATcgcccctctgcccccaccagtGGCCCTGGTCCCTCCCCCTCCCGACACCATGTCCTGCCGGGATCGGACCCAGGAGTTCCTGTCTGCCTGCAAGTCTCTGCAGAGCCGTCAGGTAAGGACGAGAAGTGGGGAAGTCAGGAGTGAGCCTTACTTCCAACTGGGAGACGCTCTGCTGCAGCACTGTTGATTGAAGGAATTCTTGGGGGAATCTGATGCAGAACTGATCAAGCTTGGGGGGGCGGTAAGATCTACTAAGCAACAGAGGGATGGTGAGCTAGTTATTTAGAGGCAAGGCCCTAGACTTCTTTGTGTGGAATGCCCGGGAGGATAGTGTTGCTCTTCTGGAAGAATTATATCAGGGTGAGAGGTGGCTGCGATATATTTGATTTGGGTAAGGAACTACTTAGAGCCTTTAGCTCAGAGACAGGCATTTGAATTCTAGTTCCACCACAAGTTTGCTCTGTGCCCACGTGGAAGTTAATCTAATTGGGCCTGTGTTTATATCTGTAAAGTGAAGTTTtctagataaatatttttttatcaaaatCACTTTGaagtactattttaaaaattaggttccCTTGTCTTGGTCTAGACTTTCTGAATCCAAGAGGGACCTGAGTAACTGTAATTTTAAATACGTTTACTGCTCAGGTCTGGATAACAGCTGCTCTTTTTTATAATCTCCAAGCGATTCCCTGGTGGAGGAATAGAATGGTAATTTAGTGCTTACAGTGTATCAGGTATTTGGGCTAAAATACTTTACAGCCCTTAGGTCATTTAATCTTAGCAGTTACAATAGGTGTGTGGattgtcttcattttatagatagaaGAAATAGAGAGTCAGAATGGTTTAAGAACTTGCTCCAAAATCCCCAGCTAGTTAAGTGGTGgagtcaagatttgaacccaggtgttCCTGTCTTCAAATCTGGGCTCTAAACTACTACTACTGATAAAATTAGACGTTCTGGTGGAGGCTAACAGTAGTACTAGAGAGAGATGTAGTGGACACCTGAGGAACTGTGAAAGCTGGAAATGAGGGGAACTAAAGCTTCACCTCTTGACCTTGCTTTTCAGAATGGAATCCAGACAAACAAGCCAGCTCTGCGCGCTGTCCGGCAGCGCAGTGAATTCACTCTCATGGCCAAGTGAGTGGAGAGCAGTTAGGTGGTGGGATGACACCGTGTCTGAGGAGAAGTAGGCTTGCCTTTGGTGGCCTTGGCTGTGAAGGCTAGGGTTGGTTGTGCTCGAGCTAATGTGGGAATAggctctctcctcccctttcccATAATGTTCTCACTAATGCTCTTTTGCAGGCGCATTGGGAAAGACCTCAGCAACACATTTGCCAAGTTGGAGAAGCTGACAATCTGTGAGTATTCTTGGGGGTCTCTCAGAATTGAGGCAGTGAATGAAAGAGGCCTGAGGAACCATACTTCCTGAGCCTTGTCTTTGACCTCACCCATCATGACTTCTTATTTGTCTCTGCAGTGGCAAAGCGCAAGTCCCTCTTTGATGACAAAGCAGTGGAAATCGAGGAACTAACTTATATCATCAAACAGGTGAGCTACCAGCTACTGGGAGCGTCCATCATTCCAGTCAGATCACTCCCATCATTTTCCATTGCCCTGGAGGCCCAGAGCTGGTTACTAGGGCCACCCCAAACATCCTGGTCATCCACTGAGTCAGTAGACAATATTGATCACCTACTGTGTATAAAGCAGAGCTGGGCACTTGCCTCCCCAACATGAAGTGAGATTTCTGCCTTCAAGGGCTTATTGTCTAGAAGAGGTGTCCAGCCCCATAACTCATGCTTACGATGAGTAGGAGACGAGTGGTACAGAAAAGATCTTACAAGAAGATGAATGCAATAGTCTGGGGATGCTGGGAAAGATTTTATAGAGGAGGCAAAATCTGAGCTGGTATCAAGGCTTGTGTCGAGGCAGTGGAAGAACAGTCCAGGTAGAGGAAGTGGCATGTGCAGAGGCATGACTTAAAAAAGGGCAAGTTCAGGTCTTTGCGCAGATATTAATGTGCTCAGAGAGGCCTACCCTAACTGTGCTGTTTAATATTCCAACACCCAAAGCTCTGATCTCCTTtactttgttctgttttcttttttatagcactTGGTGCATTCTAACATTATAACTAACTTTTATGTTAATTGTCTCTGTTCTCTCTCATCTGCCTcatccctctcaaaaaaaagaaagaaagaaatctatgTGCTAGAGAgcagaggtttttttctttctggttatCCCCAGATGTGTCCCAAATGCTTATatcagtgtctggcatatagcaGGTACTTAATTTTGTTGACCAAATGAGTGACTGGCAGGTTGGAAAGGTCGATTGGTGTCTGGTTGTGAAGATCACTGTGGGCTTTGCTGAGGAGAGAGGAATCACTCTGAGTGCTATGGGCTGCAAAGATGATTAGAACCTGGACCCCGTTCTGTCTGAAAGACACCCATATAGCACAGTTCTATACAGCTGTGACCCCTTCTTTTCCTAGGACAGTGTAatgagaataaaatgtgaaattgaaTGACCATGGGGAGAAAGACCACCCAGAGCATggctgggcagaggccagggagaaAGCTGCTGCGGTTGTCCAAAACCAAGGTGATTATGGCAGAGGCCAAAGGGCAGACACATTCCAGACGCACTGTGCTGAGAAAGAGACGGTTCCACCATCAGGGTGTTATAGGCATTTAAGAACCACTGACTGGATTCGGACAGACTTGTGTTCAAATCCTACGTCCACCACTTatggtgtgaccttgggtaagctaCATAACTACAGTTCCCTTATGAATAAAAggggataataacagtacctacgtcatagggttgttgtgagatcTCATTTGCTTATGTTTTCAACCACTCACATTATTGAGTGACTTTTGGTTGCTTGGTTCTGGGGACTTAGTAATGAATAAGGGAGATGTGGTTGGTCCCTGCCCTTGGGAACTTCTTTTGGAATGGGTGAACTAGACACTATACAAGCAAACAGAAAAGATAGTTGCAGATGGTGGTAAATCCTATTAAAGTAATAAGGCAAGTGAATTATTTAGGGTAGGGGCCTACCTTAGATGGGGTGATCTAAGATGGCCTGGTGGAAGAAGTGACATCAAGACCTGAATGGTGAGGGAAAAGCCAGTCATCTAAGACTGGTGGGAGTACTTACCAAGAAATGGGATTAGCAAAGGGAAGTCCCTAAAGTGTGGGTGATTTGGTGGATTTGATAAACGTGAAAGAGGCCCATGTGGATGCAGcatagcaagtgagaaggagaccGGTAGGGAACGAGGTCAGAAAAATGGGTGGGGCCAGTTCGTGTAGAGCCTGTGCAAGCCAGGTAAAGAATTTGAGTTGTATTCCTCATTTATTGGGAAGCTTTTGGAagattttaagcagaggagtAGCATGCCCCATTTTTAGTTTAAAAGGTCACTCTGGTTGCTGTGCAGTGAGTGGATCATAGGGGAACGAGCTATGAGAGAAAGGTCATTTGGGAGGCTCCTGGAGATTTTCGAGAGAGAGATGACAGTCTGAACTAGCGTGGGTTTATTGGAGAAGGAGGTGAGTGGACAGGTTCAGAGTGTGTATTGCAATCAGCCGGGTTCTGCTAGGTTACATGGGGATTAAGGGAAAAGAGAGGAATTGAGGATGGCTCTTCAGGGTTTGATCTGAGCAGCTGGTAAGTGGTGGTGCCATGTGCCAAAatgggaaaggaggaggaagggggtgaaATAGCTTTGGAGCGGAAATTGGGAGTTGTTTTCTATGTTAAGTTTAAGGACAAAAAGAAAGTTGTAATTAGCTTAGCATGTTGTGTGGCTCATGGTAAGCAAATAAGAGGCTGCTGTTGTATTCATGTGGTGCTAAGTGTACCCGATGGACTATGGTTGCGTTGTGGCATACTGGTGGGGTAAGGAGGTGTGAGTATGTGGTTTAGAAGCTTCTAGATTGGGCGCCTAGGTGGGAAGTGGTGCCATTTTCTAAGCTAGAATCCTGGGGAAGGAGATTTTATGGGGAAAAAACCTGGAACGCTGTGGACATGTAAGCTACAAGGAGGCCCAGTCAGCTCCAGGTCAGACCAGTCAGCAGTGGAAATGGTCCAGAGTTCTCAAGAGAATGGTCAGGACTGGGAGGCTAATTGGAGGGGACAGTAGGAAGGACTCTAGAAGTTGTCTGATCTGGTTTTTTTTCTAGTCTATTTCTAGAACTCACTGTGCTTGAACTCCTTCCCCTCCGCTTCTCTGACCCCTCCCAGGCTCTGGCTCTTCTGGGACAAGCTTTCTCTGCTGCCCCACTGCCTCCGTCATCTCACTTTGTCTGAAGTGACCCTTGGCAGGCTGGATCGGGGAGCAGATGACACACTGGTCTGGTGTAGGAAGCCTGGCTGTGCTACTAACTCAACTGTGTGTCATCTTGAACAAGTCACGGCTTTCACTCTTttgcaataatttttaaaaggaattctACATATAAAAATCATTTGGGTGATGCTTCTGGGGAACTGTGGTGCCTCTGACTCTTCTCTTCTCCTGAGTGGTACACAGGTGGTTCGCTGGTCAACATGCTTTGGGTCCAAGGTTTTGGCCTCTGAAGGGGTCTGTGGCCGTGAGTGTGGCCTCACAGGGTGGCAAACAGCTGCAAGGTGGAGGGGATAAACAAGTCATttgcccttgaacaacatgggtttgagttGGTTGGGTCCActtatgcagatttttttcaataaatatattagaaaacattttggagattgtggcaatttgaaaaaatatttatctagCTTATATTATGACTATGGTATTTAATATACAAAATCTGTGTTAATCGACTGTTCATGTTATCAATAAGGTTTCCAGTCAGCAGTAAGCTATTTGTAGTTCATTCTTTGGGAGTCGAAAGTTACActtggattttcaactgcacatgGGTCAGCGCCCCTAAACCCCATGTTGTGTTGTTCACGGGTCAGTTGTATTTAGAAATGGATGAGATGATATTTCCCCCCTTTCTGGCTCTAGTCTGCAGCCCAGAGGAAACTCCAGAGTTTGGAAAATCCCAGGAGGCCCTTCTGGTCTGTTTGAAATACCCTCACCTCTGCTAGTAActccttccctgccctccctgccagAGGCACCCATGTGGGAGAGATGCTGGCTGAGGACTCTTTGTTGATACTCGGTTGTTTTATTGGCTTTTTCACCAGGACATCAATAGCCTCAACAAACAAATCGCCCAGCTGCAGGATTTTGTGAAGGCCAAGGGCAGCCAGAGCGGCCGGCATCTGCAGACCCATTCCAACACCATCGTGGTCTCCCTGCAGGTAGGACCTGGGGTGGGAGCGGGAAGGGCAAAGGGCAAAGGTGTTGTCGTCTTCAGCTgaccttctctccttttcttctagtCCAAACTGGCCTCCATGTCCAATGACTTCAAATCGGTTTTAGAAGTGAGGACAGAGGTGAGGAGGGATAGAGGCCTGGGGTGAGGGCCCGTGAGGGGATGGGGAAGGATCGAAGGGAGAGGTGAGGGCAGCAGGGTCATGGGCAGACAGGGGGCTCTCTTTAACATGCCCGCTTCCCAGAGGACTCATGACCTTTGCGTTTCTTCCCCAATCCCAGAACCTGAAGCAGCAGAGGAGCCGGCGGGAACAGTTCTCCCGGGCACCCGTGTCAGCCCTGCCCCTTGCTCCCAACCACCTGGGTAAGTCACAGGCAGTGGGGGGAGCCCCGAGCGGCAAGACTCGGTTATTCTGGTTGTGCTGGCACCCTCTAAAGGCAGCTTGGGGAGGACAGGGAAGTTTCTAGACTTTCTCAGAAGTCAAACTTGATTGTTGATTTCATGATCCACACTTAGTGTCCCACATTTGCACTGTTGGGGGTTAAGTTAGTCACATTCAGAAGAATGACAGTTTCTAATGTGTTCTGTGCCCTCACTCCCTTTACACACATTCTCATGTTCAATTTTCATAACCACCCTTAGAGAAAGCAACTGTTATTATCCCCCATTTTAcacgtgaggaaactgaggctcagagaggttaaacgaCTCATCCGGGGTCACAAGGCTAGTAAGTGCCACAGCTGAGATGATAACCAGAGCATGTGGGCTCATTTGAACCTGCTTTTAACCAAGAAGTGCCATGTCTTTCTTCCCCAGGGGGCGGTGCTGTGGTTTTGGGGGCAGAGCCCCGTGCCTCGGGGGATGTGGCCATCAACATGATGGACTCTCGGACCAGCCAGCAGCTGCAGCTCATTGACGAGCAGGTACCCAGGCTCTGAACGGTCACGGGCTTGCTACTCTGTCCTCTGTGGGCACAAGCAAGTGTTTGGAATGCACCCCGGGTGAAATAGCAAGCTGGGGGGATCCTAAAGAGGCAGGCCCTACCCTGAAGAAGCTGCCCGCGCTCGGGcctgctctctctcctctcaagGACTCCTACATCCAGAGCCGGGCAGACACCATGCAGAACATCGAGTCTACCGTTGTTGAGCTGGGCTCCATTTTTCAGCAGTTGGCACACATGGTTAAGGAACAGGAAGAAACCATTCAGAGGTGAGACACTCTCTCATCCCAAACAGAGGATCTTCTATTTCCTGTGGGTTGGCATCCTAGGTGTCCCCAGGGACAGCCTGATACCCTTGGGAAGTGTAGAGTGAATCCCGTCCACCCACAGGGTGCAGGTCACCTGCCACCATCCCTTCGACaggtgtttattgagcacctgttccatgtcagacactgttctaggtgctggggatacagcgATGAGTAGAACAGTGAAGTCCatgctttgtgtgtatgtgtggaatTCAATCGGGTGGGTGAGGACAGCTCTTAAAAGGAATTAACAAGAAATTTTCAGGTAGGGATAAGGGCTCTACAGAGAAAGGAAGTTGGGTGATGTGTTAAGAAAGTGACTGAGTAGGCATATCAGGTTGGGTGGCAGGGAAGGCTGCTCTAAAGAAGACGACACTGAAGCAGAGCCCTGAGTGACAGGGGGGCCCAACCATGCAAGGAAGTTgtaggaagaagagaggaagagtGTTCTAGGCAATGTGGACAGCCCGGGCAAGGGCCCTGTGAGGGGCTGGTCTTCTGGCTGGTCTTGCAGCCATCAAGAATCAAGAAGAACAGTGTAGTTAGAAAGTGATGAACAGAGACAGAGGTACTGGGTGAGACCAGAGGGACAGGCAGAGCCCACCAATGCAAAGGCCCCCCTGTTCCTTTGGCACCACCTGCCGCCTCAAGAGTCATGTTATCTGCTGCTCTTCAACACACAGCATTCATTTGCCAGTTACAGACCTACAGCTGTGGACGAAAGAGACAAAGATCCCTGCTCTTCTGGAACTTACGTCCTTGTAGAGGAGACAGattattaaaaatacacataacacgGAAATGGCCCAGTGCGTTCTTCTGCCCTGTGACAAATGCCATAAATAAAAGTAGAGTCAGATAAACTAATCAGAAGAGTGTCAGGTTTGGAAATGCAAGTTGTAATCTTAAATGGGATATTCAGGGAGACCCTGTTCAGAACGTGATCACATCTGACCAAGATCTGGAAGAAGGTAAGGGAGTTTTCCATGCAGATAACTGGGGAAGTAATACCAGGCCAAGGGAAGAACCAGGGTGAAGGCCTTCATGTAGGACTGTGTCTGATGAGTTAAAGGATAGCAAAGAAGTCACTGCAGCTGGGGACAAGCGAGGGGGAGAGTAGCTCAAGGTGAGGCTAGCAGGGAAATGAGGGACCAGACCATGTGGGGCCTTTTAAAGCCATTGTGAAGCTTTGGCTGTTAGACTGGGTGATAGGGGAGCACTGCAGGGTTTTGATGGAAGGCTACACCCTCTGACTTCTGCTGTAAAAGGATCACTCAGTTGCTATAGTCAGAACAGATCATAGGGGCCTCAGTGAGAAGTAGGAGGTCGTACGGAGGCTTTTGCAATAATCCAGGCAAGAGGTGATAGTAGTTGGGACCAAGGTCATGAGTGGCAGTTGGATTCTGGATATATATTGAAGATAGAACCAACAGGATCAGTAATTTGATGAACTGAATGTAGGGTGTGAGAGAAAAAGGGGTTTATAAGAACTCCAGGCTTCTTGTGTGAGCGACTGAAGGGATTCATGGCCTCCACTTGAAAAAGGATTGGTTACGTCGGGTAGAGTAGGTTTGGGGAAAAAGCAGTCCAGCAAGAGGTGATAGTCGTCTGTTAGACATCGAAGTGAAGACAGTGAACAGGCAGATGGATATATGGAGTTTAGGAGACAGGTGTGGGCAGAACTGGACTTTGAAGCTGAGTAAGGGAGTGCGTGTGAGGAGGAGAACCCAGCACTGAGGCCTGAGGCCATTTCTGTGCGCAGCTCAGTCCTGGAAGGAGATGGAACGGGCACAGCTGGCGAggcgcaaaaaaaaaaaacggatGACTATGGTGTCCTGGGAGCCAGGAGAAGAAAATGAGTTAGGGAAAGAGTGATCAGCTGTGATTTTGGTT from Manis pentadactyla isolate mManPen7 chromosome 9, mManPen7.hap1, whole genome shotgun sequence includes the following:
- the STX5 gene encoding syntaxin-5 isoform X1, encoding MIPRKRYGSKNTDQGVYLGLSKTQVLSPATAGSSSSDIAPLPPPVALVPPPPDTMSCRDRTQEFLSACKSLQSRQNGIQTNKPALRAVRQRSEFTLMAKRIGKDLSNTFAKLEKLTILAKRKSLFDDKAVEIEELTYIIKQDINSLNKQIAQLQDFVKAKGSQSGRHLQTHSNTIVVSLQSKLASMSNDFKSVLEVRTENLKQQRSRREQFSRAPVSALPLAPNHLGGGAVVLGAEPRASGDVAINMMDSRTSQQLQLIDEQDSYIQSRADTMQNIESTVVELGSIFQQLAHMVKEQEETIQRIDENVLGAQLDVEAAHSEILKYFQSVTSNRWLMVKIFLILIVFFIIFVVFLA
- the STX5 gene encoding syntaxin-5 isoform X2, producing the protein MIPRKRYGSKNTDQGVYLGLSKTQVLSPATAGSSSSDIAPLPPPVALVPPPPDTMSCRDRTQEFLSACKSLQSRQNGIQTNKPALRAVRQRSEFTLMAKRIGKDLSNTFAKLEKLTILAKRKSLFDDKAVEIEELTYIIKQDINSLNKQIAQLQDFVKAKGSQSGRHLQTHSNTIVVSLQSKLASMSNDFKSVLEVRTENLKQQRSRREQFSRAPVSALPLAPNHLGGGAVVLGAEPRASGDVAINMMDSRTSQQLQLIDEQDSYIQSRADTMQNIESTVVELGSIFQQLAHMVKEQEETIQSIHLPVTDLQLWTKETKIPALLELTSL
- the STX5 gene encoding syntaxin-5 isoform X3 produces the protein MSCRDRTQEFLSACKSLQSRQNGIQTNKPALRAVRQRSEFTLMAKRIGKDLSNTFAKLEKLTILAKRKSLFDDKAVEIEELTYIIKQDINSLNKQIAQLQDFVKAKGSQSGRHLQTHSNTIVVSLQSKLASMSNDFKSVLEVRTENLKQQRSRREQFSRAPVSALPLAPNHLGGGAVVLGAEPRASGDVAINMMDSRTSQQLQLIDEQDSYIQSRADTMQNIESTVVELGSIFQQLAHMVKEQEETIQRIDENVLGAQLDVEAAHSEILKYFQSVTSNRWLMVKIFLILIVFFIIFVVFLA